Genomic segment of Pseudoalteromonas sp. NC201:
GGTATGTCTTTAGCACTGAATGGGTTAGAGGTATCCACGGTGGGCACGCGTTGAAAGTTAATATGCGTGCGAGAAAACTGGGGAGTGATGTGATTAATGTAGTCATCCATTGAGCGCACAATTGACGTCATAACCGCTTCTTTGGAGTGGCCGCGCTCATTGGTATCGCGAATGAGCTTTTGGATCCACTCAAGGTTGATGATAGGCACCATGCCAATCAATAGATCAACGTTGCTGGCCACATCATATTCGGGGGTCACGACACCACCGTGCAGCCCCTCATAAAACAGCATATCGGTGTTTTGTTCCAGTTCTTGATAAGGAGTAAAAGTGCCCGGTAGCTGATTAAATGGCACGGCATCGTCAAACGTATGAAGGTAGCGACGGACTTTGCCATTGCCGGTTTCGCCATAGCTTTTGAACAGACTTTCTAATGCGCCGAAGTCATTGGCTTCTTCACCAAAGTAGCTAATGTGCTTACCTTCTTGCAGCGCTTCGCGACGCAATTTATCCATTTCAGGGCGAGTGTAGCGATGAAAGCTATCGCCTTCGACATAGGCGGCTTTGGTATTAAGACTGCGGAATATATGTTTTATCGCGCTTGTCGTTGTTGTAGTGCCTGCGCCTGAACTACCAGTAATGGCGATAATAGGGTGTTTGTCTGACATAAATCTGCCTTAGCTTTCATCATCCGTTAATTCGATGTTACGCGAAGCAAAGTTTTTGGCAAGCTTTGCTTGAGGGCGAGTGTTGGGTATCATAGCG
This window contains:
- a CDS encoding phosphoribulokinase; this encodes MSDKHPIIAITGSSGAGTTTTTSAIKHIFRSLNTKAAYVEGDSFHRYTRPEMDKLRREALQEGKHISYFGEEANDFGALESLFKSYGETGNGKVRRYLHTFDDAVPFNQLPGTFTPYQELEQNTDMLFYEGLHGGVVTPEYDVASNVDLLIGMVPIINLEWIQKLIRDTNERGHSKEAVMTSIVRSMDDYINHITPQFSRTHINFQRVPTVDTSNPFSAKDIPSLDESFVVIRFRGIEDVNFPYYLQMIEGSFMSRVNTLVVPGGKMGLAMELVLTPLIKELLVKKRALENMAPVDLPI